The nucleotide sequence GGCTGACGCCGAGGTGGGGGTCGTTGGCGAGCAGCGGCTTGCCGCTCGCGGTCTTCGCCCCCGACACCACCCACGAGTTGGACCCGACCCCGTCGCCGCGCCCGACGAGCTGCGGCACCGTGTGCAGCGCCTTCTCGACCTGCGCGTACGCGGCCTGCGCGCGGGGGCTCGTCGTCTCGTCCGCCACCGACGCGGCGGCCGGCGCCGAGCTCCGCGACCCGGGCGACCACTCGTCGGCCGAGAGGATCGGCGGGTGCGCCTGCTCGTCGTAGGAGGGGTAGATGTCGGCGATCTGGGCCCGGGCCACCCGGCCGGAGAGGCGGGCGCGGGCGAGCTCGTCGGAGTAGTCGCCGCGCAGGTCCCACGCCATCGCCTTGAGCCAGGCGAGGCTGTCGACCGGCGTCCACTCCTCGATGTCGGAGAGCGGGTTCTGCAGACCGAGGACCGTGTACTCGGCCGAGACGTCGCCGGGGCTGCGCCCGCGCAGGTAGCGGTTGACGCCGTCGGCGTAGGCCTGGAGCACCTGGCGGGTCTCGGGCTCGAGGGTCGGCAGCTCCTCCTCGGCGATGCGCCGCCAGCCCATCGTCCGGATGACCTTGTCGGTCGTGACCCCGGCCGGGCCGACGAGCTCGGAGAGGCGGCCGGCGGTGATGTGCCGGCGCAGGTCCATCTCGAAGAAGCGCTCCTGCGCGTGGACGTAGCCCTGGGCCCGCGCGAGGTCGGTGACCGAGTCGCCGTAGATGTGCGGGACGCCGCTGTCGTCGCGCTTGACGGTGACGGCCGCCGAGAGCCCCGGGAGGGTCGCCTCGCCCGAGTGCGTCGGGAGCGAGCTGCGCACCACCGTGACGACGAGCACGCCGGCGACCACCGCGACGACGACGATGACGGCGAGGAGTCCGACCAGGACCCGGCGGGCGACGACGAGGCGACTCACCCTGCGAGACTAGGACACCTCCCCCCACGAGACGAGGACGGTCCCCCGTGACGCAGGCGTGGTCGACGCTGCTCGCCGACGCCGTCGCGCCCACGGGGTTCACGGTCGACGACCTCACGCGCGTCCTCCTCGTCGGCAGCGTCGTCCTCGTGGTCGCCGTCGCGGCGGTCCGGCTCTCGCTGCGCTCGGGGCTGCCCTCGCTGCTCGTCTACCTCGCCATCGGGCTCGCGCTCGGCGAGAGCGGGCTCGGCATCCGGTACGACTCCGAGGAGCTGACGCAGGTCCTCGGCTACGCCGCGCTCGTCCTCATCCTCGTCGAGGGCGGCATCACGACGCGCTGGTCCGGCATCCGCGAGTCGGTCGCTCCGGCCGTGTCCCTGTCGACCGTCGGCGTGTTCGTCAGCGTCGTCGTCGTCGCCGGCGTGGCCCACGGGGTGCTCGGCTGGTCGTGGGAGGTCTCGCTGCTCATCGGCGCGGTCACCGCCTCGACGGACGCCGCCGCGGTGTTCTCGGTGCTGCGCCGCGTCCCGCTGCCGCGGCAGATCTCGGGGATGCTCGAGGCCGAGTCGGGCTTCAACGACGCCCCGGTCGTCCTCCTCGTCACCGCGTTGGCCGCGCAGCTGACGCCCGGCGCGGAGCCGGAGGCGTGGTGGCACCTGCTGCTCCTCGCCGGCGTCGAGCTCGCCGGGGGCGCGCTCGTCGGGCTCGGGGTGGGCTGGCTCGGCGCGCGTGTCATGCGGCTCGTGGCCACCACCTCGTCGGCGCTGTTCGCGATCGGCGTCCTCGCGGTCGCGGTGCTGGCCTACGCCGCCGCCGACACGATCCACACCTCGGGCTTCATCGCCTGCTACCTCGCGGCGCTCGTCCTCGGCAACATCACGATGCCGCACCGGCCCGCGGTCACCGGCTTCGCGACGGCCATCGGCTGGCTCGCGCAGATCGGCCTCTTCGTCCTCCTCGGCCTGCTCGCGAGCCCGAGCGGGTTCGCCGACCAGCTCGTCCCCGCCCTCGTCGTCGGGGCGGCCGTCCTGCTCGTCGGCCGGCCCCTGTCGGTGCTCGTGTCGGTGACGCCCTTCGGCGTCCCGTGGCGGGTGCAGGCCTTCCTCTCGTGGGCCGGCCTGCGCGGCGCCGTGCCCGTCGTCCTCGCGACGGTCCCGGTGACGATGGGGACGCCGGGGGTCGAGTGGATGTTCGACCTCGTCTTCGTCCTCGTCGTCGTCTTCACGATCATCCAGGCGCCGACCCTGCCGTGGGTGGCGGCCCGGCTCGGGGTCGGGGCGCTGCACCACCGGGTCGACCTCGCCGTGGAGGCGACGCCCCTGACCGACCTCGGGGCCGAGATGCTCGAGATCGACATCGGGCCGGACTCCCGCCTCGCCGGCGTGCGGATCTTCGAGCTGCGGCTGCCGCCCGGGGCCAACGTCGCGCTCGTCGTGCGCGACGACGCCTCGTTCGTCCCCAAGGACGGCGACGTCCTGCGCCACGACGACCAGCTGCTCGTCATCACGCCGAGCGCCGTCCGCGGCCGGGTCGAGGAGCGCCTGCACGCCGTGAGCCGCGGCGGGCGGCTCGCCGGCTGGTCCGAGGACTGAGCGCACCCCCGGGGCCCCCGGGGTCGGCTCAGGGTCGGATCGGGTCCGACCCCCATGGCCGGCGCGCGCCCGCCGCGGAAGGGTCGTCCCCATGATCACCGTGGACCACCTGACGAAGCGCTACGGCGCCTTCACCGCCCTCGACGACGTGTCGTTCTCGGCGCGCCCCGGCCGGGTCACCGGCTTCCTCGGCCCGAACGGCGCCGGCAAGACGACCGCCATGCGCGTCGTCGCCGGCCTCACCCCGGCCACGAGCGGCACCGCGACCGTCCTCGGCCGCCCGTACGCCGCCCTCCCGACCCCCGGCCGCCACGTCGGCCTCCTCCTCGACGCCTCGGCGCAGCACGCGGGCCGCACCGGCCGCGAGGTGCTGACCCTCGGGGCGATCCTCACCGGCGTCGACCGCCGCCGCGTCGACGAGATGCTCGACGTCGTCGGCCTCACCGAGAAGGAGTCGCTGCGCCGGGTGCGCAACTACTCGCTCGGGATGCGCCAGCGCCTCGGCCTGGCCCACGCCCTCCTCGGCGACCCCGAGGTCCTCGTGCTCGACGAGCCCGCCAACGGCCTCGACCCCGCGGGCATCCGCTGGATGCGCGACGTGCTGCGCGGGTACGCCGCGCGGGGCGGCACCGTGCTGCTCAGCTCGCACCTGCTCAACGAGATCGAGCGGGTCGCCGACGACCTCGTCGTCATCGGCAACGGGCGGGTCGTCGCGGCCGGGACCACCGACGAGCTGCTCGCCGGCTCCGGCACCGTGGCCCGGTCCCTGGACGACGCCGCCCTCGCGGCGGCGCTGGGCGCGGCGGGCGTCGCGGTGTCGCCGCTGGCCACCGGCGGGCTGCTCGCCGAGACCGACGCCGACACCGTCGGCCGGGTCGCGCTGGCCGCCGGCGTCGCCCTCCGCGAGCTGCGCGCCGGCGACGAGCGAGGGCTCGAGGAGATGTTCCTCGAGCTCACCGCCACCACGGCCCGCGAGGAGGTGGCGGCATGAGCACCACCGCCGAGGCCACCCGCCGCGCGCCGGTCGACAGCACCCCGCACGTGGCCCGCCTGCCCGAACCTCTCGCCGGCCCGCGCCCGACCCGGGGCATCCCCTTCGGCCGCCTCGTGCGCGCCGAGCTGCGCAAGATGACCGACACCCGGGCCGGGCGCTGGCTGCTCGCGGCCATCGGGGTCGTCGTCGCCGGGGCGCTCACCGTGCTCTTCGTCCAGCAGGGCGGCGAGCACCCGTTCGGCGACTACCTCCAGGCCACGACCCTCCCGATGGCGCTGCTGCTGCCGGTCGTCGGCATCCTCGCGGTGACCTCGGAGTGGTCGCAGCGCACGGCGCTGGTCACCTTCACGCTCGAGGCCCGGCGGGCCCGCGTCGCGTGGGCCAAGGTGGTCGCCGCCCTCGCCGTCGGGGTCGTCGCCGTCGCCACCTCGTTCGCGCTCGCCGCCGCCGCGCACGCCGCGGCCGTCGGGCTGCGCGGCGCCTCCGGCGACTGGGGCATCGAGGGCACCGCGCTGCTCGGGGCCGGCGGGTACGTCCTCCTCGGGATGCTCCAGGGCCTGGCCTTCGGGATGCTCCTGCGCAACACCCCGGCCGCCGTCGTCCTCTACTACGTGCTGCCGACCGGCTGGTCCATCCTCGGGTCGCTGTGGTCCGCCGCCGCGAGCGCCGGCGAGTGGCTCGACCTCAACCGCACGATGCAGCCGCTGTTCGGCGGCAGCCTCACGGGCGAGCAGTGGGCGCAGCTCGGGACCTCGGTCGGGGTCTGGGTGGTCGTGCCCCTCCTCGTCGGGCTGGTGTGGGTCAGCCGGGCCGAGGTCAAGTAGACCCCCGACAGGGCTCGACGACCCCCGGACCCGGTGCACGGGCCGGGGGTCGTCGGGGTGGGTGGGCCCGGAGTGGTCGGGGTGCGGCGCCGGCGGCCGGGCGCGGGCCGTATCCTTGGACCCGACCGCGCCGCCGCGAGACCCGCACCACCGTGAGGGGTCCGGCGGCGTCCCGATGTCGTCCGAGGAGGACCACCGTGCCGACCTACGCCTACGCGTGCACCGAGTGCGACCACCGCTTCGAGGCCGTCCAGTCCTTCAGCGACGACTCCCTCACCGTGTGCCCCGAGTGCGGCGGCCGCCTGCGCAAGGTCTTCAACGCGGTCGGCATCGTCTTCAAGGGCGGCGGCTTCTACCGCACCGACTCCCGCTCGGGCAGCGGCTCGACGGGGTCCTCGTCCTCCTCCGGCTCCTCCTCCGCGTCGTCGGAGGGTTCGTCGGGCTCCTCCGGCTCGTCGGGGTCCTCGACCTCCGGCGGCTCGTCGACGTCGGGCGGGTCGACCTCGACCCCGTCGTCCACAGGGGCCTCCTCGGGCGCGTCGTCGTCCACAACCTCGGCCTGACCCCTCCCGGGCGACCCCGGTCGCGACCTAGCGTCGGGGCATGCCCGTCACCCTCCTCCCCGGTCTCCTCGGCCCCGGTCGCGCCGCCCGCTGGCGCCGCTCGGTGCTGCGCCGGGTGCTCGCGGCGGCGTGCCTCGCGGGGGCCGTGCTCGCCGCCCTCCACGTCGTGCGGCCTCCCCCGCCCCCGACCACGTCGGTGCTCGTCGCGACCCGCGACGTGCCGGCCGGGTCGGTCCTGGTGGCCGGCGACGTCACGTCCGCCCCGGTCCCCGTCGCCGCGCAGCAGCCGGGGGCGCTGACCGCCGTCGACACCGTGGCCGGCCGGCGGACGGCGGGGGCGCTCGCCGCCGGGGAGGCCGTCACCCGCACCCGGCTCGTGCCCAGGAGCGTGACCGAGGGGCTGCCCGCGGGGCGCGTCGCGCTGCACGTCGTCCTCGCCGACCCCGGCGCGGCCGGGTTGCTCGTGCCGGGCGGTGTGGTCGCCGTCCACCCCGGCCCGGGTGGTCCGGTGCTGGCCCGCGACGCGGTCGTGCTGTCGCTGGACCCCGCCCCGCCGCCGACCGCGTTCGGGGCCGAGCCGTCAGCGCCCACGCCGGGCGCGGTGCTGTCCCTCACCCCGGAGGCGGCCGACCGGGTCCTCGTCGGGCACGGCGGCACCGACGGCCTCGTCACCGTGACGCTGCTGGCCACCCCCGGGTGAGCGGGCCCGGGGGCCCGGCCGTCCGGCGTGGCACGGTTCCGCCGCGGCACGAGGTGCCGAGACACGCTGGGACGGGGGTCGCGGGCCGTCCGTCACCGCAATACGGTGGCCGCGTCAACCTCTGCGAAAGGGAAGCACCATGTCGGGCTTCAAGAACTTCATCATGCGCGGCAACCTCGTCGAGCTCGCCGTCGCGTTCATCATCGGTGGCGCGTTCGCCACGGTCGTCAAGGGCTTCACGGACGTGCTGATCGAGGCCCTGGCCAAGGCCGGTGGCGCCCCCAACTTCGACGAGTGGCAGCCGGGCGGCTTCACCAAGGTCGGCCCCTTCCTCACGGCGCTCGTGGCGTTCGTGTTCATGGCCTTCGTCGTCTACTTCTTCGTCGTCAAGCCCTACGAGGCGGCGAAGGGCCGACTCTTCCCGAAGGAGCCCGAGGCCGAGACCATCGACCCGAACACCGAGCTGCTCAAGGAGATCCGCGACGAGCTGCGGGCCGGGCGCGGCATCGGCGGCTGACCCCTCCTCACCACCGCGCACGGGGCGGCGACCACGACGGTCGCCGCCCCGTCGGCGTCGGTGGGCCGGCTTTTTACTCCCAGTGGGGCGGCCGCTGCTCGCGCAGCCACCGGTCGTGGCCGCTCTCGCCCGGTGCGGGCTCCGCCCGCGGGGCCACCACGTCGGGGGCGTCGTCGGTGCGGGGGTTGGTCGCCGGGCGGGCGGCCCGGCGGGGCCGCCGACGACGCGGACCGGGGGGACCGCCGTCGCCCGGGTCGGTCGGCTCAGCCACCCGGGGCCTGCCGCACGCCGGCGGCGTCGAGGACCCGGGAGACGACGCGCGCCGGGTCGCGGAAGACCTCGGTCGTCCACACCCGCACGTGGCGCCATCCGCGCCGCTCGAGCTCGTGGACGCGCACGAGGTCGCGGTCGCGGCCCGAGGAGACCCCGGCGTACGCGGGCCCGTCGCCCTCGACGGCCAGCAGGAGCCGGCCCGGGGCGCTCGGGTCCTCGACGGCGAGCTCGACCGGCAGGGCCGAGGTGCCGACGCCCTCGTGGACGACGAGGCCGTGGGCCCGCAGCCGCACGGCGAGGTCGCCGAGGACGAGCGAGGTGGTCGCTTCCGAGCGGACGACGCCCTGCGCCCCGGCGTGCTCCTGCACGTGGGCGAGGACGGCGCGCAGCATCCGGGCACCGGAGGTGCGCAACCGGTCGGGGTCCAGCTCGTCGGCGGTGATGGACGAGACGACGGTCAGCCCGCGGCGGGCCCGCGTCAGGGCGACCCCCAGCCGGCGGTGGCCGGTGTCGGTGCCGACCGGCCCGAAGCGGTGCAGCACGCGCCCGTGGGGGGTCTTGCCGAAGCCGACGGTGAGGACGACGTCGTCCCAGGTCTCGCCCTGGACGTGGTCGGCGTCCCGGACCGAGAAGGCCTCGGGGCGGTCGGGGGCGAAGAACGCGGCGGTGGCGTCGTCGAGGGAGTCGACCGCCCGGCGGACGGCCTCCTCGACGAGGCGGCGGTGGCCCGGGCCGAGCGCGATGACGACGAGCGAGCGGTCGGGACGCCGGCGGGCGTGGTCGAGGACGAGCTCGACGACCCGCTCGACCTCGGCCGGGGTGGACTCGACGGCGGCCTCGCCCTCGGCGACGACGCCGTGGCCCTCGACGAGCTCGTGGTGCAGGACCGGGTCCGTGCCGGTCCCGGGGAAGGTGACGAGCGACCCGCCGTGCAGCTCGGTGTCGACGAACGCGACGAGCCGCTCGTCCATCGCGCCGTACTGCCAGGTGAGCCGGCGGGTCGGCAGGACGTCCTCCAGGAGGTCGAGCACCGACTCCGGCTCGGCCTCGTCGGGCACGTCGACCCCCGCGGAGACGACGAACGGCACCGGCGGCAGCTGCTGCGGGTCGCCGACGAGGACGACCCGGCGGGCGCGGACGACCGCCGCGACGGCCTCGGCGGGCGCGACGAGCGAGGCCTCGTCGACCACGACGACGTCGGCGCACTCCCCCGGGGGCAGGACGGACGGCACGGCGAGCGGGCTGAGGAGCCACACGGGGCGCACGGCCGTCGCGAGGCGCCCCACGGAGGCGAGGAGCTCGGGCAGGGCGGTGGGGCGGCGGACCCGCGCGACCTCGGCCCGCAGCCGGGTCTCCTCGTCGGGACGGGCCCGGCGGATCTCGGCGACGCGGCGCGCGACGGCGTCGAGGACGCGGGGCACCTGGCCCTCGAGGGCGAGCTGGTCGGAGTCGACGAGGGTGGCGACGGCGGCCGAGAGGCGGCGGCCGTCGAGCTCGCGCAGCGCCGGGTCCCGGGCCGACAGCTCGTCGGCGATCGAGCACCACCAGACCCACGCGAGCTCGGTGCGCACCCGGTCGGCGGGCACGGCGCGGGCGCGCAGGTCGTCGACGAGCGCCGAGAGCCCCAGCTGCGCGAGCAGGTCGAGCCCCAGGCGGATGTCGGGAGCGGCCTCGAGCCGGTCGGCCGCGGCGTGCAGGCGGTCCATCCGGGCGGCGAGCGCCGGCAGGTCGAGCTCGACGAGGTCGAGCGCGTCGTCCTCGTGGGGCAGGCGGTCGTCGACCCAGGACGCGTCCTCGACGAGGGCGTCGTGCGCGGCCCGGGCCCGGTCGAGCTCGACGGGGATCTCGGGGCGCCCGCCGGAGCCGGCGAGCTCGCGCCAGGCGTGGCGCTGCATCTCGGCCTCGCGCAGGGCGGCGTGCAGGTCGGCCGGCGGGCGACCGGGGCGCAGGAGCGCGCGGGCCTGCCGGCGCACGCGCCAGCGCTCGAGCGCGCCGAGGTCGCTGCCCGAGGCGCGGCGCTCGGCCCCGGTCGCGGTCGCCGCGACGAGGTCGTCGAGGGGGATGTCGAAGACCTCGGGCCGGAAGACCTCGAGTGTGTCGCGGACCTGGCCGACGGTCGCGAGCACGCGGTCCCAGTCGAGCACCGTGGGGGCCAAGGGCAGGTGCACCCCGCGGAAGACGTCGGCGAGGGTGCGGCGGGTGTCGTGGACCAGCCCGGTCGCGAGCCGCTCGACGCGCTCGCGGGCCTCGGCCGCGGCCTCCGGGGTGCGCAGGTCGGCCCCGAACCACGGGTCGCCCGCGCCGTCGCCGTCCCAGGCCGCGAGGGTCGCGACGCGGGTGAGGATGTCGCCGGCCTCGGCGAGGGTGTCGCGGTCGAGACGGGCGAGCACGGCGCCCTCGACGCGCACGCGCGAGCGCGGGGCGTCCTCGAGCAGCGCGTGCCGGCTGACCTCCTCCTGCACCTCGTGCAGGGTGACGCCCCACGGGTCGCGGTGGCCGTGCAGCGCCCGCAAGTGGGTGTCGAGGAGGGCTGCGGCGTCGGCGCGCTCGCGCCGCGACCCGGGGCCGTCGGCGCCGGAGGCCGGGCGCCGGGGCTCGGACGACGGACCGGAGACCCGCTCGACGGCCCGGTCGAGGCCCTCGACGAGCGAGCGGACGACCGCGCGACGGGCGTGCCCGCCGTCGGAGAGGTCGAGCACGAGCTCGCCGAGGCCGACGTCGGCCAGCCGGTCGCGGACGGCATCCAGCGCGGTGCGCTTCGGGGAGACGACGAGCACCCGCTGGCCGTCGGCCGCGAGCGCCGCCGCGAGGTTGGCGACGGTCTGCGACGCGCCGGTGCCGGGGGGTGCGTGGAGGAGGAGGTGGGACCCGCCCCGGACCGCCTCGACCGCCTCGCGCTGCGTGGCGTCGGCGTCGAGGACGAGGAAGTCCTCGACCGGGCCGCCGCCGGCCGCCCCGGCGGCCGCCGCAGGGAGGGCGTCGGGGACACCGGCGAGCGCCGCGACGACGTCGTGCGCGGCGAGCGCGTCGCCGTGCGCCGCGAGGTCGGCCACGAGCGGGGCCTTGTGGTACGGGAAGGTGCTGACGACGACGCGCGGGTCGACCGACAGGTCGCGCACCCCGTGGCACGCCTCGGCGAGCGCCGCGTAGGCCGGGTAGGGGTCGAGCGCCCCGTTCGCCGTCGCGAGCTGCTCGAGCCGGTCGGTGTCGAGGGTGATGCCGTGCTCGGACGCGAGGTAGTTGACGAGGGCCGGGTTGACCTCGAGCTCGTCTCCGGGCTCGAGCATCCAGTCGTGGCGGCGGGGGTCGGTGGGTCGGGTGGCGAGCGCCCGGAGGAAGACCGGGGCGCCCGGCTGGCGCGGCACGACACGGCCGTCGTCGAGCACCACGGTCCAGGACGCCATCCCGACGCCCAGGAAGCAGGTGCGCACCGCGTGCTCGCGCTCGATCTCGGTCGCGGTGTCGTGGATGCGCCCGAGCCGGGTGCGGGCGTCGTCGAGGGCGTGCGGCTCGCGGACGAGCTCGGAGAGGCGGGTCGGGCGCCCGGTGAGCAGGCCGCTGCGGGCCCCGAGGTGCGCCGACGAGAGGTCGAGGGTGCCGACGGTGAGGTCGCGGTACCAGAGCAGCGTGTTCGGCCCGCCGAGCTCGACGAGCTGGCGGGTCCACCGGGCGCGCGCCTCGTCGACGCGCCGGGCCCGGAGGGTGGCGGGGTCCGGGGCGATGCTCAGGTGCCCTCCCCGCGGTTCGTCGTCGCGTGCGGCATCGGCGGCGCCGACCCGCCTGCCGGGCCGTGCGTCGCGCGCCGGTCCGCTCGCAGTCACCCCAGCAGGCTAACAACGCGCCGCCGACGCCACGGGGAGGCGCGGCGTGGGCGGGCGCTCGACGCCTCCGGGTCGAGGTGAAACCCGACCAGCAGAGGGTCGCCTTTCACCTCGACCCCGCCACCCCTCGTCCGGGTCGAGGTGAAACCCGACCAGCAGGAGGTCCACTTTCACCTCGACCCGAGCTCGGGGCCGAGGTCAGGCGGGGACGGGGCGCCCCTCGCGGTCCAGCGGCTCGGCCGGCACCCGGGTCGTGAGCGCGAGCACGCCGATGAGCAGCGCGAAGCCGAGCGAGGTGAGCGCGAGGGCGTGGAAGCTGACCCGGTCGACGATGACCCCCGCGACCGCGCCCCCGCCACCGGCCGCCAGCCCCATGAGGAGGTCGGACCCGCCCTGGACGCCGGGCCGCTCGGCCGCCGCGACCGCCGAGGTCAGGAGGGTCGAGCCGGCGACGAGGGTGCAGGACCAGCCAAGGCCGAGGAGGAAGAGGCCCGCGACGAGCGTCGGCGACTCCCCCATCGGTGACGCCGACGCCAGCAGCGTCGCCGACGCGAGCACCCCGGCGCCGACGAGGGCCACGGCGCGGCCGCCGAAGCGATCGACGGCCAGCCCGGTCAGCGGCGAGAAGGCGTACATCCCGACGATGTGGATGCTGATGACCAGCCCGATGACCGTCAGCTCGGCGTGCCCGTGCGCCATGTGCAGCGGCGTCATCACCATGACCGAGACCATGACGCCGTGCCCGAGCGCGAGGGTGAGCAGGCCGAGGCGCGCCACCGGGTGGCCGAGGGCGACGCGCAGGCCGCGGGTCACCGAGCCGTGGGTGGGCTCGCCCGGCTCGCCGCCCTCGTCGAGCGCGAGGCGCCGCGACTGCACGAGCGGGTCGGGGCGCAGCCGCACGAGGACGACGGCGATGGCGAGCAGCAGCCCGACGAGCGAGAACACGAAGGGTCCGGTCAGCCGGGGCAGGCCGAGCGCGTCGGCCACGGGGGCGCTCGGTCCGACGAGGTTCGGGCCGAGGACGCTGCCGAGGGTCGTCGCCCAGACGACGATGCTCAGGTCGCGGGCG is from Arthrobacter sp. NEB 688 and encodes:
- a CDS encoding MFS transporter; the encoded protein is MTDPVTTADRATLQRRTVTTLVGSQVLGGVGLSAGIAVGALLAEEVSGSARFAGLGGTFQVLGSALVAIPMARVMAAHGRRPGLVLGYALAAVGAVGLVTAGIIGSFALLLVSSLLFGGATTANSQSRYAAADLALPDRRARDLSIVVWATTLGSVLGPNLVGPSAPVADALGLPRLTGPFVFSLVGLLLAIAVVLVRLRPDPLVQSRRLALDEGGEPGEPTHGSVTRGLRVALGHPVARLGLLTLALGHGVMVSVMVMTPLHMAHGHAELTVIGLVISIHIVGMYAFSPLTGLAVDRFGGRAVALVGAGVLASATLLASASPMGESPTLVAGLFLLGLGWSCTLVAGSTLLTSAVAAAERPGVQGGSDLLMGLAAGGGGAVAGVIVDRVSFHALALTSLGFALLIGVLALTTRVPAEPLDREGRPVPA
- a CDS encoding MscL family protein, translated to MSGFKNFIMRGNLVELAVAFIIGGAFATVVKGFTDVLIEALAKAGGAPNFDEWQPGGFTKVGPFLTALVAFVFMAFVVYFFVVKPYEAAKGRLFPKEPEAETIDPNTELLKEIRDELRAGRGIGG
- a CDS encoding SAF domain-containing protein; amino-acid sequence: MPVTLLPGLLGPGRAARWRRSVLRRVLAAACLAGAVLAALHVVRPPPPPTTSVLVATRDVPAGSVLVAGDVTSAPVPVAAQQPGALTAVDTVAGRRTAGALAAGEAVTRTRLVPRSVTEGLPAGRVALHVVLADPGAAGLLVPGGVVAVHPGPGGPVLARDAVVLSLDPAPPPTAFGAEPSAPTPGAVLSLTPEAADRVLVGHGGTDGLVTVTLLATPG
- a CDS encoding ABC transporter permease; its protein translation is MSTTAEATRRAPVDSTPHVARLPEPLAGPRPTRGIPFGRLVRAELRKMTDTRAGRWLLAAIGVVVAGALTVLFVQQGGEHPFGDYLQATTLPMALLLPVVGILAVTSEWSQRTALVTFTLEARRARVAWAKVVAALAVGVVAVATSFALAAAAHAAAVGLRGASGDWGIEGTALLGAGGYVLLGMLQGLAFGMLLRNTPAAVVLYYVLPTGWSILGSLWSAAASAGEWLDLNRTMQPLFGGSLTGEQWAQLGTSVGVWVVVPLLVGLVWVSRAEVK
- a CDS encoding ATP-binding cassette domain-containing protein, whose product is MITVDHLTKRYGAFTALDDVSFSARPGRVTGFLGPNGAGKTTAMRVVAGLTPATSGTATVLGRPYAALPTPGRHVGLLLDASAQHAGRTGREVLTLGAILTGVDRRRVDEMLDVVGLTEKESLRRVRNYSLGMRQRLGLAHALLGDPEVLVLDEPANGLDPAGIRWMRDVLRGYAARGGTVLLSSHLLNEIERVADDLVVIGNGRVVAAGTTDELLAGSGTVARSLDDAALAAALGAAGVAVSPLATGGLLAETDADTVGRVALAAGVALRELRAGDERGLEEMFLELTATTAREEVAA
- a CDS encoding potassium/proton antiporter, yielding MTQAWSTLLADAVAPTGFTVDDLTRVLLVGSVVLVVAVAAVRLSLRSGLPSLLVYLAIGLALGESGLGIRYDSEELTQVLGYAALVLILVEGGITTRWSGIRESVAPAVSLSTVGVFVSVVVVAGVAHGVLGWSWEVSLLIGAVTASTDAAAVFSVLRRVPLPRQISGMLEAESGFNDAPVVLLVTALAAQLTPGAEPEAWWHLLLLAGVELAGGALVGLGVGWLGARVMRLVATTSSALFAIGVLAVAVLAYAAADTIHTSGFIACYLAALVLGNITMPHRPAVTGFATAIGWLAQIGLFVLLGLLASPSGFADQLVPALVVGAAVLLVGRPLSVLVSVTPFGVPWRVQAFLSWAGLRGAVPVVLATVPVTMGTPGVEWMFDLVFVLVVVFTIIQAPTLPWVAARLGVGALHHRVDLAVEATPLTDLGAEMLEIDIGPDSRLAGVRIFELRLPPGANVALVVRDDASFVPKDGDVLRHDDQLLVITPSAVRGRVEERLHAVSRGGRLAGWSED
- a CDS encoding FmdB family zinc ribbon protein, with protein sequence MPTYAYACTECDHRFEAVQSFSDDSLTVCPECGGRLRKVFNAVGIVFKGGGFYRTDSRSGSGSTGSSSSSGSSSASSEGSSGSSGSSGSSTSGGSSTSGGSTSTPSSTGASSGASSSTTSA
- a CDS encoding AAA domain-containing protein, with the protein product MTASGPARDARPGRRVGAADAARDDEPRGGHLSIAPDPATLRARRVDEARARWTRQLVELGGPNTLLWYRDLTVGTLDLSSAHLGARSGLLTGRPTRLSELVREPHALDDARTRLGRIHDTATEIEREHAVRTCFLGVGMASWTVVLDDGRVVPRQPGAPVFLRALATRPTDPRRHDWMLEPGDELEVNPALVNYLASEHGITLDTDRLEQLATANGALDPYPAYAALAEACHGVRDLSVDPRVVVSTFPYHKAPLVADLAAHGDALAAHDVVAALAGVPDALPAAAAGAAGGGPVEDFLVLDADATQREAVEAVRGGSHLLLHAPPGTGASQTVANLAAALAADGQRVLVVSPKRTALDAVRDRLADVGLGELVLDLSDGGHARRAVVRSLVEGLDRAVERVSGPSSEPRRPASGADGPGSRRERADAAALLDTHLRALHGHRDPWGVTLHEVQEEVSRHALLEDAPRSRVRVEGAVLARLDRDTLAEAGDILTRVATLAAWDGDGAGDPWFGADLRTPEAAAEARERVERLATGLVHDTRRTLADVFRGVHLPLAPTVLDWDRVLATVGQVRDTLEVFRPEVFDIPLDDLVAATATGAERRASGSDLGALERWRVRRQARALLRPGRPPADLHAALREAEMQRHAWRELAGSGGRPEIPVELDRARAAHDALVEDASWVDDRLPHEDDALDLVELDLPALAARMDRLHAAADRLEAAPDIRLGLDLLAQLGLSALVDDLRARAVPADRVRTELAWVWWCSIADELSARDPALRELDGRRLSAAVATLVDSDQLALEGQVPRVLDAVARRVAEIRRARPDEETRLRAEVARVRRPTALPELLASVGRLATAVRPVWLLSPLAVPSVLPPGECADVVVVDEASLVAPAEAVAAVVRARRVVLVGDPQQLPPVPFVVSAGVDVPDEAEPESVLDLLEDVLPTRRLTWQYGAMDERLVAFVDTELHGGSLVTFPGTGTDPVLHHELVEGHGVVAEGEAAVESTPAEVERVVELVLDHARRRPDRSLVVIALGPGHRRLVEEAVRRAVDSLDDATAAFFAPDRPEAFSVRDADHVQGETWDDVVLTVGFGKTPHGRVLHRFGPVGTDTGHRRLGVALTRARRGLTVVSSITADELDPDRLRTSGARMLRAVLAHVQEHAGAQGVVRSEATTSLVLGDLAVRLRAHGLVVHEGVGTSALPVELAVEDPSAPGRLLLAVEGDGPAYAGVSSGRDRDLVRVHELERRGWRHVRVWTTEVFRDPARVVSRVLDAAGVRQAPGG